From the Musa acuminata AAA Group cultivar baxijiao chromosome BXJ3-7, Cavendish_Baxijiao_AAA, whole genome shotgun sequence genome, one window contains:
- the LOC135585152 gene encoding chromatin remodeling protein EBS-like isoform X3 — protein MAKTKPGKKDLDSYTIKGTNKVVKVSDCVLMRPAESEKPPYVARVEKIEADHRNNVRVRVRWYYRPEESIGGRRQFHGAKELFLSDHYDMQSAHTIEGKCIVHSFKNYTKLENVGAEDYFCRFEYKAATGAFTPDRVAVYCKCEMPYNPDDLMVQCEGCKDWLNRRGGRGNW, from the exons ATGGCCAAGACCAAGCCCGGTAAGAAGGACCTCGATTCCTACACCATCAAAGGCACCAACAAGGTCGTCAAAG TGAGCGACTGCGTGCTGATGCGGCCGGCGGAGTCGGAGAAGCCGCCGTACGTGGCGCGGGTGGAGAAGATCGAGGCGGACCACCGCAACAACGTCCGGGTGCGGgtgcggtggtactaccgccccgaGGAGTCGATCGGTGGCCGCCGACAGTTCCACGGCGCCAAGGAGCTGTTCCTCTCCGATCACTACGATATGCAGAGCGCGCACACCATCGAGGGCAAGTGCATCGTCCACTCCTTCAAGAACTACACCAAGCTGGAGAATGTCGGCGCCGAGGACTATTTTTGCCGCTTCGAGTACAAGGCGGCCACCGGAGCCTTCACTCCCGATCGTGTTGCCGT GTACTGCAAGTGTGAGATGCCTTACAACCCTGATGATCTCATGGTCCAGTGTGAGGGATGCAAGGACTG GCTGAACCGAAGAGGCGGAAGAGGTAACTGGTAA
- the LOC135642756 gene encoding TORTIFOLIA1-like protein 4, whose product MASKALQQQQGGSNEEGVRQRVNRCMMKLSDRDTEAMAATELDAIARELTADAFPPFLSAIADARPTDKTPLRRHSLRLLSLLSHSHPPAAVAPHLPRMLAAALRRLRDPDSSVRAACVDAVRSMAAAHPPALVAVLLRPLTDALLHEQDQCAQIAAALSLAAAIDTAAATALDPDLAYHLQRLLPRLVKLLRSNAFKAKSSLLSLLGSAAGAGGAGTASLLALLVPCLVESLACDDWASRKAAAESLSVLAIREKDLLTGFRSSCLSSFESRKFDKVKIVRDSMTRMLDVWKDIPEVPESNLSAQSQPKPSPKAASLGSGSIPSAKRFSSSRSPPPAALPIPTPRKNVPSIRNKKLSPPLFHKDERRPSNWRVEISIAGAPGEVVNDEKLHNIREHGGSEGNLRSRLETRRMLFERNHEDTGNKLAGLKSASRMVPLQETGSLESTVGANTKDDELNAGHKDSDLSLIRMQLVQIENQQSNLLELLQKFIGNSQNGLHSLETRVHGLEMALDEISRNLALSAGRIANNDSAANTCCRLPGAEFLCAKFWRRTEGRSSSRFSTSEVQNLTEMETRGSHKWDKRRLGVQGGLVVNPLAEIIPQSSASPEATPIKMLKSATHENAITHAYRHK is encoded by the exons ATGGCTTCCAAAGctctgcagcagcagcagggtGGCAGCAATGAGGAGGGGGTGAGGCAGCGTGTCAACCGCTGCATGATGAAGCTGTCGGACCGTGACACGGAGGCCATGGCCGCCACCGAGCTTGACGCCATAGCGAGGGAGCTCACGGCCGACGCCTTCCCGCCATTCCTCTCCGCCATCGCTGACGCGCGGCCGACCGACAAGACGCCGCTCCGGCGTCACTCCCTCCGCCTACTGTCACTCCTCTCCCACTCCCACCCTCCCGCCGCCGTCGCTCCCCACCTCCCCCGCATGCTAGCCGCCGCCCTCCGGCGGCTTCGCGACCCGGACTCCTCCGTCCGCGCCGCCTGCGTCGACGCCGTCCGCTCCATGGCCGCCGCACACCCGCCCGCCCTCGTCGCCGTCCTCCTCCGCCCCCTCACTGACGCCCTCCTTCACGAGCAGGACCAGTGCGCTCAGATCGCCGCTGCCCTCTCCCTCGCCGCCGCCATCGACACCGCCGCGGCCACCGCCTTGGACCCCGATCTCGCCTACCACCTCCAGCGGCTCCTCCCCCGTCTAGTGAAGCTCCTAAGGAGCAACGCGTTTAAGGCTAAGTCATCCCTGCTATCCCTTCTAGGCAGCGCCGCCGGCGCCGGTGGCGCCGGGACGGCCTCTCTCCTCGCGCTGCTCGTCCCCTGTCTCGTGGAGTCCCTCGCATGCGACGACTGGGCCTCGAGGAAGGCGGCCGCCGAGTCACTCTCCGTTCTTGCCATCAGAGAGAAGGATCTGTTGACCGGATTCAGGTCGTCCTGCCTCTCTTCGTTCGAATCGAGGAAGTTCGATAAG GTGAAAATTGTCAGAGATTCAATGACTCGGATGCTGGATGTTTGGAAGGATATTCCTGAAGTCCCTGAAAGCAATCTCAGTGCTCAGTCGCAGCCCAAACCTTCTCCCAAAG CTGCTTCTCTCGGCTCTGGTTCAATACCGTCTGCAAAAAGATTCTCTTCGAGCAGGTCACCTCCGCCTGCTGCCTTACCGATCCCAACACCGAGAAAGAATGTTCCTTCAATCAGGAACAAGAAATTGTCTCCACCTTTGTTCCACAAGGATGAACGAAGGCCCTCTAATTGGAGGGTGGAAATCTCTATTGCCGGTGCTCCAGGAGAAGTTGTGAACGATGAAAAGCTTCACAACATTCGTGAACATGGAGGATCAGAGGGCAATCTCAGATCCAGGTTAGAAACACGGCGGATGCTGTTTGAGAGGAACCATGAGGACACGGGGAATAAGTTAGCTGGGTTAAAATCAGCATCACGTATGGTTCCACTTCAGGAGACTGGGAGCTTGGAATCAACTGTGGGGGCTAACACTAAAGATGATGAACTAAATGCCGGGCACAAGGATAGTGATCTATCTTTGATTCGGATGCAGTTGGTTCAAATTGAGAACCAACAGTCCAATCTATTAGAACTTCTCCAG AAATTCATTGGCAACTCCCAAAATGGACTCCATTCTCTGGAAACAAGAGTCCATGGCCTCGAGATGGCACTGGATGAGATTTCCCGTAATTTGGCATTATCTGCAGGAAGGATTGCAAATAATGACTCTGCAGCAAATACATGCTGCAGATTACCCGGTGCTGAATTCTTATGCGCAAAATTTTGGAGGAGGACTGAAGGCAGAAGTTCCTCTAGGTTCTCCACTTCAGAAGTACAGAACCTAACTGAGATGGAAACTAGAGGTTCCCACAAGTGGGATAAGCGGAGGCTCGGAGTCCAAGGTGGACTTGTTGTCAATCCATTAGCAGAGATTATTCCTCAGTCAAGCGCGAGTCCAGAAGCTACTCCAATTAAAATGCTAAAGAGTGCGACTCATGAGAATGCAATTACCCATGCATATCGACACAAGTAG
- the LOC135585152 gene encoding chromatin remodeling protein EBS-like isoform X2, producing MRPAESEKPPYVARVEKIEADHRNNVRVRVRWYYRPEESIGGRRQFHGAKELFLSDHYDMQSAHTIEGKCIVHSFKNYTKLENVGAEDYFCRFEYKAATGAFTPDRVAVYCKCEMPYNPDDLMVQCEGCKDWFHPSCMGMTIEQAKKLEHFLCSDCDSENDAKRSMNGFPASPINEPKAEPKRRKR from the exons ATGCGGCCGGCGGAGTCGGAGAAGCCGCCGTACGTGGCGCGGGTGGAGAAGATCGAGGCGGACCACCGCAACAACGTCCGGGTGCGGgtgcggtggtactaccgccccgaGGAGTCGATCGGTGGCCGCCGACAGTTCCACGGCGCCAAGGAGCTGTTCCTCTCCGATCACTACGATATGCAGAGCGCGCACACCATCGAGGGCAAGTGCATCGTCCACTCCTTCAAGAACTACACCAAGCTGGAGAATGTCGGCGCCGAGGACTATTTTTGCCGCTTCGAGTACAAGGCGGCCACCGGAGCCTTCACTCCCGATCGTGTTGCCGT GTACTGCAAGTGTGAGATGCCTTACAACCCTGATGATCTCATGGTCCAGTGTGAGGGATGCAAGGACTG GTTCCATCCATCTTGTATGGGCATGACAATTGAACAGGCTAAAAAATTAGAACACTTTCTGTGCTCAGATTGTGATTCTGAGAATGATGCTAAAAGATCTATGAATGGTTTTCCAGCTTCGCCAATTAATGAGCCCAAG GCTGAACCGAAGAGGCGGAAGAGGTAA
- the LOC103990858 gene encoding protein BIG GRAIN 1-like A — MEGWERPPHRRSRSKNASFSSSLLDAIYRSIDDDDVDNSKSGETRGGVPDRSFSHRKQVEPVTHSRNGSRAPVVSELAVSRAGVTDYYRRSPCGVGTFAPTSSSSSSSSSSITPRINATGLFSSSDGESNQSDRIPRLDSPATKKKAKPKCSNLRSGLRGLRKPRTTSDAAAATSPRERLVRFIIALFSAAGSSRKPKITVPSAAAAKDGARTEESTTTSTSASSCMGTCLSKASEASRRQAAGAEKGKRTVRFYPANVIVDEDYSRPCGHKRLQDGAANAAARVKELLRPGREEEEEDDDAGGSESSSDLFELENLTEVMGEGRGGGRCRDELPLYETTNLNKNRAIARGLIL; from the coding sequence ATGGAGGGGTGGGAGAGACCACCGCACCGTCGCAGCCGATCAAAGAACGCGTCGTTCTCCTCTTCTCTCCTTGACGCCATCTACCGCTccatcgacgacgacgacgtGGATAACAGCAAAAGCGGAGAGACGAGGGGCGGAGTACCCGACCGCTCCTTTTCCCACAGGAAGCAAGTGGAACCGGTGACGCACTCCCGAAACGGGAGCAGAGCACCCGTAGTGAGCGAGCTGGCGGTGAGCCGTGCCGGCGTCACCGACTACTACCGCCGCAGCCCTTGTGGCGTCGGCACATTCGCTCCGACTtccagctcctcctcctcctcctcctcgtccatcACCCCTAGAATCAACGCCACAGGATTGTTCTCATCGTCAGACGGTGAGTCCAACCAGTCGGACCGCATTCCTCGGCTCGATTCCCCTGCCACGAAGAAGAAAGCGAAGCCCAAGTGCAGCAACCTCCGTAGCGGGCTCCGGGGCCTGAGAAAGCCCCGGACGACGTCGGACGCAGCTGCAGCGACGTCGCCGCGGGAGCGGCTGGTGAGATTTATAATCGCGCTCTTTTCCGCCGCCGGGAGCTCCAGGAAGCCTAAGATCACCGTCCCCTCCGCCGCGGCGGCCAAAGATGGGGCCCGAACGGAGGAGTCGACGACGACATCCACCTCGGCTTCGAGCTGCATGGGTACGTGCCTGAGCAAGGCGTCGGAAGCGTCACGGCGGCAGGCTGCGGGAGCGGAGAAGGGGAAGAGGACGGTGCGGTTCTATCCGGCGAACGTCATCGTCGACGAGGACTACTCGCGGCCCTGCGGCCACAAGCGCCTCCAGGACGGTGCCGCCAATGCAGCGGCGAGGGTGAAGGAGCTGCTAAGGCCGggacgggaggaggaggaggaggacgacgacgccGGGGGGAGCGAGTCAAGCTCGGATCTGTTCGAGCTGGAGAATCTAACGGAGGTGATGGGGGAAGGGAGAGGGGGAGGAAGGTGCAGGGATGAGCTCCCCTTGTACGAGACCACCAACCTTAACAAAAATCGGGCCATAGCACGAGGTTTGATCCTTTAG
- the LOC135585152 gene encoding chromatin remodeling protein EBS-like isoform X1, giving the protein MAKTKPGKKDLDSYTIKGTNKVVKVSDCVLMRPAESEKPPYVARVEKIEADHRNNVRVRVRWYYRPEESIGGRRQFHGAKELFLSDHYDMQSAHTIEGKCIVHSFKNYTKLENVGAEDYFCRFEYKAATGAFTPDRVAVYCKCEMPYNPDDLMVQCEGCKDWFHPSCMGMTIEQAKKLEHFLCSDCDSENDAKRSMNGFPASPINEPKAEPKRRKR; this is encoded by the exons ATGGCCAAGACCAAGCCCGGTAAGAAGGACCTCGATTCCTACACCATCAAAGGCACCAACAAGGTCGTCAAAG TGAGCGACTGCGTGCTGATGCGGCCGGCGGAGTCGGAGAAGCCGCCGTACGTGGCGCGGGTGGAGAAGATCGAGGCGGACCACCGCAACAACGTCCGGGTGCGGgtgcggtggtactaccgccccgaGGAGTCGATCGGTGGCCGCCGACAGTTCCACGGCGCCAAGGAGCTGTTCCTCTCCGATCACTACGATATGCAGAGCGCGCACACCATCGAGGGCAAGTGCATCGTCCACTCCTTCAAGAACTACACCAAGCTGGAGAATGTCGGCGCCGAGGACTATTTTTGCCGCTTCGAGTACAAGGCGGCCACCGGAGCCTTCACTCCCGATCGTGTTGCCGT GTACTGCAAGTGTGAGATGCCTTACAACCCTGATGATCTCATGGTCCAGTGTGAGGGATGCAAGGACTG GTTCCATCCATCTTGTATGGGCATGACAATTGAACAGGCTAAAAAATTAGAACACTTTCTGTGCTCAGATTGTGATTCTGAGAATGATGCTAAAAGATCTATGAATGGTTTTCCAGCTTCGCCAATTAATGAGCCCAAG GCTGAACCGAAGAGGCGGAAGAGGTAA